From one Triticum aestivum cultivar Chinese Spring chromosome 4B, IWGSC CS RefSeq v2.1, whole genome shotgun sequence genomic stretch:
- the LOC123094618 gene encoding proline-rich protein HaeIII subfamily 1 — MVASRRASSMRVRAAMKMTYLPAFAVVLLSGCGHASSRSLPSVTTHGADAQLEGGRAARAKLEPPTANADKPPELGIRDNGSIQSEKKKRHAKAPPKHHGPGKHAPPADPSPPAPDPDGGQPPEVPVPEGPHDQNPPAWPFPWPQPPPGNDRPPLPPFPFHPPPLPAWPQPEPGEQWPPLPAWPQPEPGKQWPPLPAWPEPGPGEQWPPFPAWPQPEPGKQWPPFPAWPQPEPGKQWLPFPAWPQPEPGKQWPPFPFYPPPMPSWQWPPSPSFHGEEEEHASRLAPPVPAHN, encoded by the coding sequence ATGGTGGCATCAAGAAGAGCATCGTCGATGCGTGTAAGAGCTGCCATGAAGATGACATACCTCCCGGCCTTCGCCGTCGTCTTGCTCTCGGGGTGCGGCCATGCCTCCTCGAGGTCGCTGCCCTCGGTCACCACCCATGGCGCCGATGCACAGCTGGAAGGTGGCCGAGCGGCGCGCGCCAAGCTCGAGCCTCCAACCGCGAATGCTGATAAACCGCCGGAGCTCGGAATCCGCGACAACGGTTCCATTCAGTCTGAGAAGAAAAAGCGCCATGCCAAGGCGCCGCCCAAGCACCACGGGCCTGGCAAACACGCTCCCCCGGCCGACCCTTCGCCGCCGGCGCCTGATCCGGACGGCGGCCAGCCCCCGGAGGTACCTGTTCCGGAGGGCCCGCACGACCAGAACCCGCCGGCGTGGCCGTTCCCGTGGCCGCAGCCGCCACCGGGCAACGACCGGCCGCCTCTGCCTCCGTTCCCGTTCCACCCACCGCCACTTCCTGCATGGCCGCAACCAGAACCAGGCGAGCAGTGGCCCCCGCTGCCGGCATGGCCGCAGCCAGAACCAGGAAAGCAGTGGCCCCCGCTTCCTGCATGGCCGGAGCCAGGACCAGGAGAGCAGTGGCCGCCGTTCCCGGCATGGCCGCAGCCAGAACCAGGAAAGCAGTGGCCGCCGTTCCCGGCATGGCCGCAGCCAGAACCAGGAAAGCAGTGGCTGCCGTTCCCGGCATGGCCACAACCGGAGCCAGGAAAGCAGTGGCCTCCCTTCCCGTTCTACCCGCCGCCGATGCCGTCATGGCAGTGGCCGCCATCACCGTCTTTCCACGGCGAGGAGGAAGAACACGCATCTAGGCTGGCGCCGCCTGTTCCAGCGCACAACTGA